The nucleotide window CCTGCTCCAGAGATGAGTCCAGCTGCTGGAGAGATGAGTCCAGCTGCTCCAGAGATGAGTCCAGCTGCTGTAGAGATAAGTCCAGCTGCTGGGGAGATGAGTCCAGCTGCTGGAGAGATGAGTCCACCTGCTCTAGAGATGAGTCCAGCTGCTCCAGAGATGAGTCCACCTGCTCTAGAGATGAGTCCAGCTGCTCCAGAGATGAGTCCACCTGCTGGAGAGATGAGTCCAGCTGCTGGAGAGATGAGTCCAGCTGCTCCAGAGATGAGCCCAGCTGCTGGAGAGATGAGTCTAACTGCTGGAGAGATGAGTCCAGCTGCTCTAGAGATGAGTCCAGCTGCTCCAGAGATGAGTCCAGCTGCTGTAGAGCTGAGTCCACCTGCTGTAGAGCTGAGTTCAGCTGCTGGAGAGATGAGTCCACCTGCTGTAGAGCTGAGGCCAGCTGCTGCAGAGATGAATCCAGCTGCTCCAGAGATGAGTCCACCTGCTGGAGAGATGAGTCCAGCTGCTGGAGAGATGAGTCCAGCTGCTCCAGAGATGAGTCTAGCTGCTGTAGAGATGAGCCCACCTGCTGTACAGCTGAGTCCAACTGCTGGAGAGATGAGTCCAGCTGCTCTAGAGATGAGTCCAGCTGCTCCAGAAATGAGTCCAGCTGCTGTAGAGCTGAGTCCACCTGCTGTAGAGCTGAGTCCACCTGCTGGAGAGATGAGTCCACCTTCTGTAGAGCTGAATCCAGCTGCTGTAGAGATGAGTCCACCTGCTGTAGAGCTGAGTCCAGCTGCTGGAGAGATGAGTCCACCTGCTGTAGAGCTGAGTCCAGCTGCTCCAGAGATGAGTCCAGCTGCTGTAGAGCTGAGCCCACCTGCTGTAGAGCTGAGTCCAACTGCTGGAGAGATGAGTCCACCTTCTGTAGAGCTGAGTCCAGCTGCTGTAGAGATGAGTCCACCTGCTGGAGAGATGAATCCACTAGCTGAGTCCACCTGCTGGAGAGATGAGTCCAGCTGTTGGAGAGATGAGTCCAGCTGCTGTAGAGATGGGCCCACCTGCTGTAGAGCTGAGACCAGCTGCTGGAGAGATGAGCCCACCTGCTGTAGAGATGAGTCCATCTGCTGGAGAGATGAATCCACCTGCTCCAGAGATGAGTCCAGCTACAGGAGAGATGAGTCCAGCTGCTGGAGAGATGAGTCCAGCTGCTGGGGAGATGAGTCCAGCTGCTGGAGAGATGAGTCCACCTGTTGTAGAGCTGAGGCCAGCTGCTGCAGAAATGAATCCAGCTGCTC belongs to Pleurodeles waltl isolate 20211129_DDA chromosome 9, aPleWal1.hap1.20221129, whole genome shotgun sequence and includes:
- the LOC138259826 gene encoding putative leucine-rich repeat-containing protein DDB_G0290503 → MDSSLQQVGSSLQQLVSALQQVDSSLQQLDSALQKVDSSLQQLDSALQQVGSALQQLDSSLEQLDSALQQVDSSLQQLDSALQQVDSSLQQLDSALQKVDSSLQQVDSALQQVDSALQQLDSFLEQLDSSLEQLDSSLQQLDSAVQQVGSSLQQLDSSLEQLDSSLQQLDSSLQQVDSSLEQLDSSLQQLASALQQVDSSLQQLNSALQQVDSALQQLDSSLEQLDSSLEQLDSSLQQLDSSLQQLGSSLEQLDSSLQQLDSSLQQVDSSLEQLDSSLEQVDSSLEQLDSSLEQVDSSLQQLDSSPQQLDLSLQQLDSSLEQLDSSLQQLDSSLEQVDSSLQQVDLALLQVDSSLQQMDSSLQQVGSSLQQVGSSLQQLVSALQQVGPSLQQLDSSLQQVDSSLQQLNSALQQVNSSLQQLDSSLQQLDSSLQQVDSSLQQLDSALQKVDSSLQQEDSALQQVDSALQQLDSSLEQLDSSLEQLGSSLQQLDSALQQVGSSLQQLDSSLQQLDSSLEQVDPSLQVDSSLEQLDSSLQQLDSALEQLDSSLQQLDSALQQVGSSLQQLDSSLQQLDSSLQQLDSALQQLDSSLEQLDSSLEQLDSSLQQLDSAPQQVGSSLQQLDSSIQKVNSALQQVD